One part of the Lachnospiraceae bacterium JLR.KK002 genome encodes these proteins:
- a CDS encoding site-specific integrase, which translates to MAGKPGMRRDSKHRVLRRGESIRANGKYQFKYHVNGKPHFVYSWRLEPTDPQPVGTKPDLSLREKEKLIGYDLDNQLDPLGKNITVNELVERYISTRTGAKNSTKMNYGFVKNLLKKQAFGDCKISRVKTSDAKLFLIKLQQEDNKRYSTIKTVRGVLRPAFQMAVDDDVLNKNPFGFELAGVVVNDSVTREAVTKDQMRKFLKFVHDDAVYCKYYEVAYILFHTGMRISEFCGLTLSDIDLENRIINIDHQLQRSSRMEYIIESTKTNAGTRKLPMTDDVAQCFRAIIEDREPPKHERIIDGYGGFLFTDKNGYPEVAMHWEHRFKHMLNRYNEIYRVQMPKITPHVCRHTYCSNMAKAGMNPKTLQYLMGHSDIGVTLNTYTHLGLEDAEGELKRMEELENARKELGKAKGENPVSQKMFRAI; encoded by the coding sequence ATGGCAGGAAAGCCGGGGATGAGACGTGACTCAAAGCACAGGGTTCTCCGCAGGGGGGAATCCATCCGTGCAAATGGGAAATATCAGTTCAAATACCATGTTAACGGGAAACCGCATTTTGTGTATAGCTGGCGGTTGGAACCCACCGACCCGCAGCCGGTAGGGACAAAGCCGGATCTTTCCCTGAGAGAAAAGGAAAAACTGATAGGGTACGACCTGGATAACCAGTTGGACCCGTTGGGAAAGAACATTACAGTGAATGAACTGGTGGAGAGGTATATTTCCACCAGGACAGGGGCAAAAAACAGCACAAAAATGAATTACGGGTTTGTAAAGAATCTGTTGAAGAAGCAGGCATTTGGAGACTGCAAGATATCTAGGGTAAAGACATCGGATGCAAAACTATTTCTGATAAAGCTGCAGCAGGAAGATAATAAGAGGTACAGTACCATCAAAACGGTACGGGGAGTGCTGCGCCCTGCCTTCCAAATGGCGGTGGATGATGACGTGCTGAATAAAAACCCTTTCGGGTTTGAACTTGCCGGAGTGGTGGTAAACGACAGTGTAACGCGCGAAGCAGTCACAAAAGACCAGATGAGGAAATTCCTGAAATTCGTCCATGATGATGCAGTGTACTGCAAGTATTATGAGGTAGCCTATATCCTTTTCCATACAGGCATGAGGATTTCGGAATTCTGCGGCCTGACGCTTTCAGACATCGACCTGGAAAACAGGATTATCAATATCGACCACCAACTGCAGCGCTCCTCAAGAATGGAGTACATCATTGAAAGCACCAAGACCAATGCGGGAACCAGGAAACTGCCGATGACGGATGATGTGGCGCAGTGCTTCCGGGCAATCATTGAGGACAGGGAGCCGCCGAAGCATGAGCGTATCATAGACGGGTATGGAGGGTTCCTTTTTACAGATAAGAACGGCTACCCGGAAGTGGCGATGCATTGGGAACACCGTTTCAAGCATATGCTGAACCGCTACAATGAGATTTACCGGGTGCAGATGCCGAAGATCACGCCCCATGTCTGCAGGCATACCTATTGCAGCAATATGGCAAAGGCGGGGATGAATCCGAAGACATTACAATACTTAATGGGGCACAGCGATATTGGCGTTACGCTGAACACATATACACATCTTGGACTGGAGGATGCAGAGGGCGAACTGAAACGGATGGAAGAATTGGAAAATGCGAGGAAGGAGCTGGGTAAGGCAAAAGGGGAAAACCCCGTATCGCAGAAAATGTTCCGGGCAATTTAA
- a CDS encoding low molecular weight protein-tyrosine-phosphatase, whose product MIRILFVCHGNICRSPMAEFVLKDMVKKRGVASEFYIASAATSMEEIGNPVHRGTRSRLAQEGISTAGKYAVRMERSDYQKYDYIIGMDRWNYKNMLRITGNDKEHKLSLLLDYTDHPRDVADPWYTGDFEQTYEDVVAGCKGLLEEILAKHA is encoded by the coding sequence ATGATTAGAATACTTTTCGTCTGCCACGGCAACATCTGCCGTTCCCCAATGGCAGAATTTGTTTTGAAAGACATGGTAAAAAAGAGGGGCGTTGCAAGTGAGTTTTATATCGCCAGCGCCGCCACCAGCATGGAAGAAATCGGCAATCCGGTTCACCGCGGAACCAGAAGCCGGCTGGCTCAGGAGGGTATTTCCACCGCCGGAAAATATGCGGTCCGCATGGAGCGCAGCGACTACCAAAAATACGATTACATCATAGGAATGGACCGGTGGAACTATAAAAATATGCTCCGAATCACCGGAAATGATAAGGAGCATAAGCTCAGCCTTCTGCTGGATTACACAGATCACCCCAGGGATGTGGCAGACCCCTGGTATACGGGAGACTTTGAACAGACCTATGAGGACGTGGTGGCAGGCTGTAAAGGACTGCTGGAAGAAATTCTTGCAAAACACGCATAG
- a CDS encoding DUF6062 family protein, translating to MKEKLHTIPVLDAFGQDCECPVCAMYQKLEENAINYTIGAGASYMEEDIRAQTDEQGFCRRHLQDLYRYPNKIGLALILKTHMDYTIRELEKAAKAPLPSPNSLLRKNRKCTSPVIDYIEAQEQKCFVCGYISRSFENYLRTIFYLYEREEDFRRQFEESKGFCTAHYKTLFALAPEYLNKKYLEPFLTTLSHLYLTHFKRVRDDVEWFICKNDYRYREEPWKNAKDALPRALTKTGSISVSLME from the coding sequence ATGAAAGAGAAACTCCATACCATACCTGTTCTGGACGCCTTTGGACAGGACTGTGAATGCCCTGTCTGCGCCATGTATCAGAAACTGGAGGAAAATGCCATTAATTATACCATAGGGGCAGGAGCCAGCTACATGGAGGAGGATATCCGGGCTCAGACCGATGAACAGGGATTTTGCCGCAGGCATTTACAGGATTTATATAGGTATCCCAACAAGATTGGGCTGGCCCTGATACTGAAAACCCATATGGATTATACCATAAGAGAACTGGAGAAGGCAGCGAAAGCCCCGCTGCCTTCTCCGAATTCTCTGCTCCGGAAGAACAGGAAGTGTACGTCTCCGGTGATTGATTATATAGAAGCCCAGGAACAGAAGTGTTTTGTATGCGGCTATATCAGCCGGAGTTTTGAAAATTATCTGAGGACCATTTTTTATCTCTATGAAAGAGAGGAAGATTTCCGCAGGCAGTTTGAGGAATCAAAAGGATTCTGCACTGCTCATTATAAAACGCTGTTTGCCCTGGCGCCTGAGTATTTGAATAAAAAATATCTGGAGCCGTTTTTGACAACCCTCAGCCATCTTTATCTTACCCACTTCAAACGGGTACGGGATGATGTGGAATGGTTTATCTGCAAAAATGATTACCGTTACAGAGAAGAACCCTGGAAGAATGCAAAGGATGCATTGCCCAGGGCATTGACAAAAACAGGAAGTATTTCCGTTTCTCTCATGGAGTGA
- a CDS encoding helix-turn-helix domain-containing protein, producing the protein MKPQLKDKDVLTVQEAVEYFELSRRKFYALLKEEGLPFVAFYYNKRRLILRTEFVKYLEEHPEIRRREPKWQESRG; encoded by the coding sequence ATGAAACCACAGTTGAAAGATAAGGATGTACTGACCGTTCAGGAAGCAGTGGAATATTTTGAGCTGAGCCGCAGGAAATTCTATGCACTGCTGAAGGAGGAGGGGCTGCCCTTTGTCGCCTTTTACTATAATAAGCGCAGGCTGATCCTCCGCACGGAATTTGTAAAGTATCTGGAAGAACATCCGGAAATAAGAAGGAGGGAACCGAAATGGCAGGAAAGCCGGGGATGA
- a CDS encoding N-acetylmuramoyl-L-alanine amidase, which produces MKLVENILTKNPCYTAGRKITVKGLMLHSVGCPQPKASVFINSWNSPAHDTSCVHGFIDGNDGTAYQTLPWNHRGWHCGSGSKGSGNNTHIGVEMCEPTCIKYTSGSNFTCSDTAAAKAVAKRTYETAVELFAMLCEKYSLDPLADGVIISHKEGCARGIASNHGDPEHLWAQLGMGYTMDSFRKAVKAAMGGTASGTDRYTKIMGNATATAEQMQAYLKKKNPSVAQSVLDMVPLYLSEGKAEGVRGDIAFAQSCLETGNFTFSGSAVTLSQNNFCGMGVTSNGVKGNSFDTPQLGIRAQVQHLKAYASTDALKNTCIDPRFKYVTRGCAEYVEWLGQKENPAGKGWAAGAGYGEKILTILKGILGTEGEASSPAPIETEIWYRVRKTWADASSQKGAFKSLENAKKCADENPGCSVFDESGKAVYSSTAAFKPYLVQVSIPNLNIRKGPGTDHGKTGKYTGAGTFTIVEEADGEGASRWGLLKSYQEKRDGWISLDYAKRV; this is translated from the coding sequence ATGAAGCTGGTAGAAAATATTCTGACGAAAAACCCCTGCTACACGGCAGGGAGGAAGATCACGGTAAAGGGACTGATGCTCCATTCCGTGGGCTGCCCGCAGCCGAAGGCGTCCGTATTCATCAACTCATGGAACAGCCCTGCGCATGACACATCCTGCGTCCACGGATTCATTGACGGGAACGATGGCACGGCTTACCAGACATTACCGTGGAATCACAGGGGGTGGCACTGCGGCTCCGGCAGCAAGGGCAGCGGCAACAATACCCATATCGGGGTGGAAATGTGCGAACCGACATGTATCAAATACACATCGGGCAGCAATTTCACCTGCTCCGACACGGCTGCGGCAAAGGCGGTGGCGAAAAGGACTTATGAGACGGCGGTGGAGCTGTTCGCCATGCTCTGTGAAAAGTACAGCCTTGACCCGCTTGCGGACGGTGTCATCATCAGCCACAAGGAAGGCTGTGCGAGGGGCATTGCCAGCAACCACGGCGACCCGGAGCATTTGTGGGCGCAGCTTGGGATGGGGTACACAATGGATTCCTTCCGTAAAGCGGTCAAGGCAGCGATGGGCGGCACTGCTTCTGGCACAGACAGATACACCAAGATCATGGGGAATGCCACGGCAACGGCGGAGCAGATGCAGGCATATCTGAAAAAGAAGAACCCGTCCGTGGCGCAGTCCGTCCTCGACATGGTTCCGCTGTACCTTTCGGAAGGAAAAGCAGAAGGAGTCCGTGGCGACATTGCCTTTGCGCAGTCCTGCCTTGAGACCGGGAACTTCACCTTTTCCGGCTCTGCGGTCACGCTTTCACAGAACAACTTCTGCGGCATGGGCGTGACTTCTAACGGTGTAAAGGGGAATTCCTTTGACACGCCGCAGCTCGGCATCCGGGCGCAGGTGCAGCACTTGAAAGCCTATGCTTCCACGGACGCACTCAAGAACACCTGCATTGACCCGCGGTTCAAATATGTCACAAGGGGCTGTGCGGAATATGTGGAGTGGCTTGGGCAGAAGGAAAACCCTGCCGGAAAGGGATGGGCGGCAGGCGCCGGCTATGGGGAGAAGATACTCACGATCCTGAAAGGCATTCTTGGAACGGAAGGAGAGGCATCTTCCCCGGCTCCTATAGAAACGGAAATCTGGTACCGTGTCCGGAAGACCTGGGCAGACGCATCCTCGCAGAAAGGGGCGTTCAAGTCGCTGGAGAACGCAAAGAAATGTGCGGATGAGAATCCGGGCTGCTCCGTGTTTGATGAGTCGGGGAAGGCAGTGTATTCCAGTACGGCAGCGTTCAAGCCGTATCTGGTGCAGGTATCCATCCCAAACCTTAACATCCGGAAAGGCCCTGGCACTGACCACGGCAAGACCGGGAAATATACCGGAGCCGGCACTTTCACGATAGTGGAGGAGGCAGACGGCGAAGGCGCATCCAGGTGGGGATTGCTGAAATCCTACCAGGAAAAGAGAGACGGATGGATTTCGCTGGATTACGCAAAGAGGGTATAA
- the pta gene encoding phosphate acetyltransferase has product MQGFGTMIGKLKKNPKRIVFTEGSDPRILEAASRLLASYFLTPLLVGNKQEVEDAAEEYGYNIRGAEIIDPETFESMNEMAEALCELRKGKNMQMDEALKVLKQGNYFGTMLVKMGYADCLLGGATYTTADTVRPALQLIKTRPGHNIVSSCFILVRPSATGENEVLAMADCSINIKPTEDELVDIAIGAADCGQLFGIDPKIAFLSYSTLGSGKGEDVDKMRNAALKTRARRPDLPISGELQFDAAVSPRVARTKCPNDEIAGHANIFIFPDINAGNIGYKIAQRMGNFEAYGPILLGLKSPINDLSRGCTADEVYSMAIITAALVDEVSPR; this is encoded by the coding sequence ATGCAAGGTTTCGGCACAATGATTGGCAAACTGAAAAAAAATCCAAAAAGAATCGTATTTACAGAGGGCAGCGACCCCCGTATTCTGGAAGCAGCTTCCCGTCTGCTGGCTTCCTATTTCCTGACTCCCCTGCTGGTGGGCAACAAACAGGAAGTGGAAGACGCCGCAGAAGAATACGGCTATAACATCCGCGGAGCTGAAATCATTGACCCGGAAACTTTTGAAAGTATGAATGAAATGGCAGAAGCTCTGTGTGAACTGAGAAAAGGCAAAAACATGCAGATGGACGAGGCTCTGAAAGTTCTGAAACAGGGCAATTACTTTGGTACCATGCTGGTAAAGATGGGATATGCGGACTGTCTGCTGGGAGGCGCAACCTATACTACTGCTGACACGGTTCGTCCAGCCCTTCAGTTAATCAAAACCAGACCCGGACATAACATTGTATCTTCCTGTTTTATTTTAGTGCGCCCTTCCGCTACCGGTGAAAATGAAGTGCTCGCCATGGCTGACTGTTCCATCAATATCAAACCTACGGAAGACGAGCTTGTGGATATCGCCATCGGAGCCGCAGACTGCGGCCAGCTCTTCGGCATCGACCCGAAAATCGCTTTCTTAAGCTACTCTACTCTTGGTTCCGGAAAGGGAGAAGATGTGGATAAAATGCGCAATGCTGCTCTTAAGACAAGAGCAAGACGTCCGGATCTTCCCATTTCCGGCGAACTGCAGTTTGACGCTGCTGTCTCTCCCCGTGTGGCCCGGACAAAATGCCCCAATGACGAGATTGCAGGCCATGCAAATATATTTATTTTCCCGGATATCAATGCGGGCAATATCGGTTATAAAATCGCCCAGCGTATGGGTAATTTTGAGGCTTACGGTCCTATCCTGCTGGGGCTGAAATCTCCTATCAATGATTTGTCCAGAGGATGTACCGCCGATGAAGTATACTCCATGGCCATTATTACTGCCGCACTGGTGGACGAGGTATCACCGCGTTAA
- a CDS encoding sigma-70 family RNA polymerase sigma factor codes for MNDMQLEQCIREYGKNVYAFCSQLTGNKQEAEELYQDTFLKAVELKEKMDWEKNPGSYLISIALRIWKNKRRKYAWRNRIAGTEIFTEELADGESGRQEDSTEAVFFRQEQQRQVREAVAKLEERYRIPVYLYYSQQFTTEQIGKILKLPQGTVKSRLHKARKLLKKELEVILDER; via the coding sequence ATGAATGACATGCAGTTGGAACAATGTATCCGTGAATATGGAAAAAATGTCTACGCATTTTGCAGCCAGCTTACCGGAAACAAACAGGAGGCAGAGGAATTATATCAGGATACTTTTCTGAAAGCGGTGGAGCTGAAAGAAAAAATGGATTGGGAGAAAAATCCGGGAAGCTACCTGATTTCCATAGCCCTGCGCATCTGGAAAAATAAAAGGCGGAAATATGCCTGGCGGAACCGGATTGCCGGAACAGAAATATTTACGGAGGAACTGGCAGATGGAGAGTCTGGCAGACAGGAAGATTCCACGGAAGCAGTTTTTTTCCGGCAGGAGCAGCAGAGGCAGGTACGGGAGGCAGTGGCAAAGCTGGAGGAGCGATACCGTATCCCGGTATACCTTTATTATTCTCAGCAATTTACCACGGAGCAGATTGGAAAAATCCTGAAACTGCCTCAGGGAACGGTAAAAAGCAGGCTGCACAAGGCGAGAAAGCTGTTAAAAAAAGAGTTGGAGGTTATTTTGGATGAAAGATGA
- a CDS encoding phage holin family protein, giving the protein MKEFWNTIQLIFAATGGWLGYFLGGCDGLLYALIAFVVVDYITGVMCAAADKKLSSEVGFKGIAKKVLIFLLVGIANILDVQVIGTGSVLRTAVIFFYISNEGVSLLENAGHLGLPIPEKLKDILAQLHDRAENGKEDE; this is encoded by the coding sequence ATGAAAGAATTCTGGAACACGATCCAACTCATCTTTGCAGCCACCGGGGGATGGCTTGGGTATTTCCTTGGCGGCTGTGACGGTCTGCTGTATGCGCTGATTGCTTTTGTCGTGGTGGATTACATCACGGGCGTGATGTGTGCCGCGGCGGATAAGAAGCTGTCCAGCGAGGTCGGCTTTAAGGGCATCGCAAAAAAGGTGCTGATCTTCCTGCTTGTTGGGATCGCCAACATCCTCGATGTGCAGGTCATCGGCACAGGCAGCGTTTTGCGGACGGCGGTCATCTTTTTCTATATCTCCAACGAGGGCGTGAGCCTTCTGGAGAATGCCGGACACCTGGGGCTGCCCATCCCGGAGAAGCTGAAGGATATCCTGGCACAGCTCCACGACAGGGCAGAAAACGGGAAGGAGGACGAGTAA
- a CDS encoding DUF2971 domain-containing protein produces MLDINELIFYARQMAPQFASSCCIVNGAIMDLNEVQSMGCQEFGVRSKLNMPSKLYKYFPNVIKKDNGKEINYSIQALKNNTVFMQAPCEFDDVYDSDISIDYYEYERLRLTEYCDRCQIEIKEAFSTQEIGNAFVQALAAEFNSAGDFHSVFTKKPDSEIERLSNEHFLLSLTIELSKQNDLGQAVAKIIYSDFEEYCIKLKNTFRTSCFATNPYSQLMWGGAYADCHRGFCIEYTVLPGEKKYQDVYQNLYPMIYCKTRPDMTKRLVEMQDRKITEDGLWDIYSNGALRKSIDWAFQNEWRLLLPMRCENISDYNVEFFPITKVFLGNRMLPEKRKEVIEICISKNIPYVGVMRNPNVFEMQDCSIKCEDCLKYNANMKK; encoded by the coding sequence ATGTTGGATATTAATGAACTGATTTTTTATGCAAGGCAAATGGCGCCTCAATTTGCATCATCATGTTGCATTGTTAATGGTGCAATTATGGATCTTAATGAAGTACAGAGCATGGGCTGTCAGGAATTTGGTGTGCGTTCCAAATTAAATATGCCGTCCAAACTGTACAAATATTTTCCAAATGTTATAAAAAAAGATAATGGCAAAGAGATAAATTATTCTATACAGGCATTGAAAAATAATACTGTGTTTATGCAGGCACCGTGTGAATTTGATGACGTATATGATTCTGATATCAGCATTGACTATTATGAATATGAGAGATTAAGGCTGACTGAGTACTGTGATCGTTGTCAGATTGAAATAAAAGAAGCGTTTTCCACGCAGGAAATAGGGAATGCGTTTGTTCAGGCATTAGCTGCAGAATTTAATTCCGCAGGGGATTTTCATTCGGTATTCACAAAGAAACCGGATTCAGAAATTGAGCGGTTATCAAATGAACATTTTCTGTTAAGCCTGACTATTGAACTAAGCAAACAAAATGATCTGGGTCAGGCTGTAGCGAAAATAATATATTCCGATTTTGAGGAGTATTGTATTAAACTGAAAAATACCTTTAGAACTTCTTGTTTTGCTACAAATCCATATTCGCAATTAATGTGGGGCGGAGCATATGCAGACTGTCATAGGGGCTTTTGCATCGAATATACGGTGTTGCCTGGGGAGAAAAAATATCAGGATGTATATCAGAATCTGTATCCTATGATTTATTGTAAAACACGTCCAGATATGACGAAACGGCTTGTAGAAATGCAAGATAGAAAAATTACAGAAGATGGTTTATGGGATATTTATTCAAATGGTGCATTACGGAAGAGTATCGATTGGGCATTTCAGAATGAGTGGCGTCTGTTATTACCGATGCGCTGTGAAAATATTTCTGATTATAATGTTGAATTTTTCCCAATTACAAAGGTATTTCTTGGAAATAGGATGTTGCCAGAGAAACGTAAGGAAGTCATTGAAATTTGTATCAGCAAGAACATTCCTTATGTAGGTGTCATGCGAAATCCAAATGTTTTTGAAATGCAGGATTGCAGTATAAAATGCGAAGATTGTCTCAAATATAATGCGAATATGAAAAAATAA
- a CDS encoding RNA polymerase subunit sigma-70, with the protein MTDRQKDRIRQMRADGCGYRKIAQKLGISENTVKSFCQRKGLGAEKIKMAVPSADGDKGICPCCGAEVKQNPGRKAKRFCSDKCRNKWWNSHLDQVERKAHYEFVCACCKKPFTAYGNAGRKYCSHACYVADRFGGGQNAE; encoded by the coding sequence ATGACTGACAGGCAAAAAGACAGGATACGGCAGATGAGAGCCGATGGCTGTGGATATAGGAAGATTGCGCAGAAACTTGGCATTTCAGAGAACACAGTAAAATCATTCTGCCAGAGGAAGGGACTGGGTGCGGAGAAAATAAAAATGGCGGTGCCGTCTGCGGATGGGGATAAGGGAATCTGCCCGTGCTGCGGGGCGGAGGTGAAACAGAATCCGGGGCGGAAAGCCAAGAGGTTCTGTTCCGATAAATGCCGCAATAAGTGGTGGAACAGCCACCTGGATCAGGTGGAACGGAAGGCGCATTATGAATTCGTGTGCGCCTGCTGCAAAAAGCCGTTCACGGCTTATGGCAATGCGGGTAGGAAATACTGTTCTCATGCGTGTTATGTGGCGGACAGGTTCGGAGGTGGACAGAATGCAGAATAA
- a CDS encoding excisionase, producing the protein MQNKKSEVEDIVIAKEGLVPICEKYTLTIKEAAAYFNIGIKKMRRMAEENTGRFSVFCGNKYLIIRPKFEKFIDDSSEI; encoded by the coding sequence ATGCAGAATAAAAAAAGTGAAGTGGAAGATATAGTGATTGCAAAGGAGGGTCTTGTACCGATATGCGAGAAGTATACACTTACCATTAAAGAGGCGGCAGCTTACTTTAATATTGGAATTAAAAAAATGCGCAGGATGGCAGAGGAAAATACGGGCAGATTTTCTGTGTTCTGCGGTAATAAATATTTGATCATCCGCCCCAAATTTGAAAAATTCATTGATGATTCCTCGGAGATATAA
- a CDS encoding SymE family type I addiction module toxin, whose amino-acid sequence MKTKNIKVVYTSRYSQSLGVRHTGTGPCTEVPKIQMEGRWLEQLGFTIGAPLIVEYEEGSIHIRTLTAEELAEKEQREAQAELEKKIAQLEKMKRRAEKKAASLSMVAEPSGRYATSAQQ is encoded by the coding sequence ATGAAGACAAAGAACATCAAAGTCGTATACACAAGCCGCTACTCGCAGAGCCTCGGTGTCCGGCACACCGGCACGGGCCCATGCACCGAAGTCCCGAAGATACAGATGGAGGGCCGCTGGCTGGAGCAGCTCGGCTTCACCATCGGCGCCCCGCTCATCGTGGAATACGAGGAAGGCTCCATCCACATCCGCACCCTCACCGCTGAAGAGCTGGCGGAAAAAGAACAGCGGGAAGCCCAGGCGGAGCTTGAGAAAAAGATCGCGCAGCTTGAAAAGATGAAGCGCCGCGCGGAAAAAAAAGCCGCATCCCTCTCCATGGTCGCAGAGCCGTCCGGCAGGTACGCCACATCCGCACAGCAGTAA
- a CDS encoding DUF305 domain-containing protein: protein MHTSCKLSNVAKNYLNTFHCILDEMICKMTEAELNNSISWNFIAQMIPHHQAAIEMSRNLLQYTTFIPLQDIACNIIEEQTKSIETMQEIQCSCGMRKNCSQDLCLYQRRMDQVMQNMFSKMSCAPDTNQLNVNFIREMIPHHMGAIEMSKTTLQYDICPQLKPVLNDIIASQQNGVRQMQQLLRQSGCA, encoded by the coding sequence ATGCATACATCATGCAAATTAAGCAATGTGGCCAAAAATTATCTGAATACGTTTCACTGCATTTTAGATGAAATGATCTGCAAAATGACGGAAGCAGAACTGAACAACAGCATTTCCTGGAATTTTATCGCACAGATGATCCCTCATCACCAGGCAGCTATTGAAATGTCCCGGAATCTTCTGCAGTACACCACTTTTATCCCTCTGCAGGACATTGCCTGCAATATCATTGAGGAACAGACCAAAAGTATCGAAACCATGCAGGAAATTCAGTGCTCCTGCGGTATGCGCAAAAACTGCAGTCAGGATTTATGCCTGTATCAGCGCAGGATGGATCAGGTCATGCAGAACATGTTCTCCAAAATGTCCTGCGCTCCGGACACCAACCAGCTTAACGTGAACTTCATCCGTGAGATGATTCCTCATCACATGGGAGCCATTGAAATGTCAAAAACCACCTTACAGTACGATATCTGCCCTCAGTTAAAACCGGTGCTGAATGATATCATTGCTTCTCAGCAGAATGGCGTCAGACAAATGCAGCAGCTTCTGCGCCAGTCCGGCTGTGCATAA
- a CDS encoding TipAS antibiotic-recognition domain-containing protein, producing MVHVLEEHLFNLEHQRSRMDRLIDTVRKTLASVKGEYVMSDEEKFAVFKEKLVKENEEQYGEEIRKKWGDGPVDESNRKVLNMSEQDWEHFKNLEQEIRERLEKSVNSGIRADSQEAEAIVALHREWLSMSWSQYTSEAHKSMGVMYTCDERFRKYYDEHVPGCAEFLRQAIDYHA from the coding sequence ATGGTGCATGTATTGGAAGAACATCTTTTCAATCTGGAGCATCAGAGGAGCCGTATGGACCGTCTGATTGATACCGTCAGAAAGACTCTGGCGTCTGTGAAAGGAGAATACGTAATGAGCGATGAAGAGAAATTTGCAGTTTTTAAAGAGAAGCTGGTAAAGGAAAATGAAGAACAGTATGGAGAAGAAATCCGGAAAAAATGGGGCGACGGGCCGGTGGATGAATCGAACCGGAAGGTTCTGAATATGTCGGAACAGGACTGGGAGCACTTTAAAAATCTGGAACAGGAAATCAGGGAAAGGCTGGAGAAGAGCGTGAATTCCGGAATCAGAGCAGACAGCCAGGAGGCGGAAGCCATTGTGGCTCTGCACAGAGAATGGCTGTCCATGAGCTGGAGCCAGTATACCAGTGAGGCTCACAAAAGCATGGGAGTCATGTATACCTGTGATGAAAGATTTCGGAAATATTATGACGAACATGTGCCAGGTTGCGCGGAATTTCTCAGGCAGGCCATTGATTATCATGCATGA
- a CDS encoding gamma carbonic anhydrase family protein, producing the protein MHTIKTPVLGKNVYIAPGAVVRGDVTLGDNSSIWFHTVVRAEAGSAVIGDNTNIQDNCVLHVDHGADIRIGSQVTIGHGAIVHGCTIHSNTLIGMGAIIMNHAVIGENCIIGAGALITQNTVIPDNSLVIGNPGKIIRPVTDEEKEDIRRNAAYYVEEAAAYAEQSL; encoded by the coding sequence ATGCATACCATAAAAACTCCCGTTTTGGGTAAAAATGTCTATATTGCCCCTGGCGCTGTTGTACGGGGAGATGTAACCCTGGGCGACAATTCCAGTATCTGGTTTCATACGGTTGTGCGGGCGGAAGCCGGTTCCGCGGTCATTGGGGATAATACTAATATCCAGGATAACTGCGTGCTCCATGTGGACCATGGCGCCGATATCCGGATTGGCAGCCAGGTTACCATCGGCCACGGAGCTATTGTCCACGGGTGCACTATTCACAGCAACACCTTAATCGGTATGGGCGCAATCATTATGAATCATGCGGTTATCGGGGAAAACTGCATCATCGGAGCCGGAGCGCTGATTACCCAGAACACCGTGATTCCGGACAATTCTCTGGTTATCGGCAATCCCGGTAAAATCATACGCCCGGTTACAGACGAAGAAAAGGAAGATATCCGGCGCAATGCCGCTTATTATGTGGAAGAAGCTGCCGCTTACGCTGAACAGTCTCTGTAA